A section of the Burkholderia mallei ATCC 23344 genome encodes:
- the murG gene encoding undecaprenyldiphospho-muramoylpentapeptide beta-N-acetylglucosaminyltransferase: MTSTQRTLMVMAGGTGGHVFPGLAVAHRMQAQGWRVVWLGNPAGMEATLVPRHGIPMEYVRFGGLRGKGLATKFALPFNLLRACAQSLRALRRVKPDVVLGMGGYITFPAGLVTVLTGRPLVLHEQNSIAGLTNKVLAKLAKRVLVAFPGALPNAEWTGNPIRTELARTEPPQARYAARSGKLRLLVVGGSLGAAALNEVVPRALALLAPDERPQVVHQAGAKHIDTLKENYEAAGLSCGSDVALVPFIDDMASAYANADLVICRSGAMTVAEIAAVGVAALFVPFPHAVDDHQTTNAEFLAEQGAAVLVQQRDLSAELLADWLRGQSRDSLAAMAERSRSLAKPDATDEVARVCAAVAGANLEGKQ, encoded by the coding sequence ATGACCTCGACGCAGCGCACACTGATGGTGATGGCGGGCGGCACCGGCGGGCATGTGTTCCCCGGGCTCGCGGTCGCGCATCGGATGCAGGCGCAGGGCTGGCGCGTCGTGTGGCTCGGCAACCCGGCCGGCATGGAGGCGACGCTCGTGCCGAGGCACGGGATTCCGATGGAGTACGTGCGCTTCGGCGGGCTGCGCGGCAAGGGCCTCGCGACGAAGTTTGCGCTGCCGTTCAACCTGCTGCGCGCATGCGCGCAGAGCCTGCGCGCGCTGCGCCGCGTGAAGCCGGACGTCGTGCTCGGCATGGGCGGCTACATCACGTTCCCGGCGGGCCTCGTGACCGTGCTGACGGGGCGTCCGCTCGTGCTGCACGAGCAGAATTCGATCGCCGGCCTGACGAACAAGGTGCTCGCGAAGCTCGCGAAGCGCGTGCTCGTCGCGTTCCCGGGCGCGCTGCCGAACGCCGAATGGACGGGAAATCCGATTCGCACGGAACTTGCGCGCACGGAACCGCCCCAAGCACGCTATGCGGCGCGCAGCGGGAAGCTGAGGCTGCTCGTCGTCGGCGGCAGCCTCGGCGCGGCCGCGCTGAACGAAGTCGTGCCGCGCGCGCTCGCGCTTCTCGCGCCCGATGAGCGGCCGCAGGTCGTGCATCAGGCGGGCGCGAAGCACATCGATACGCTCAAGGAGAACTACGAGGCCGCGGGCCTTTCCTGCGGCAGCGACGTCGCGCTCGTGCCGTTCATCGACGACATGGCGTCCGCGTACGCGAACGCGGACCTCGTGATTTGCCGCTCGGGCGCGATGACGGTCGCGGAGATCGCGGCGGTCGGCGTCGCGGCGCTGTTCGTGCCGTTTCCGCACGCGGTCGACGATCATCAGACGACCAACGCCGAGTTCCTTGCCGAGCAGGGCGCGGCAGTGCTCGTGCAACAACGCGACCTGTCGGCCGAGCTGCTCGCCGACTGGCTGCGCGGCCAGTCGCGGGACTCGCTCGCGGCGATGGCCGAACGTTCGCGCTCGCTCGCGAAGCCGGACGCCACCGACGAAGTCGCGCGGGTGTGCGCGGCGGTGGCGGGCGCGAACCTGGAAGGAAAGCAATGA